A window from Candidatus Desulfatibia profunda encodes these proteins:
- a CDS encoding restriction endonuclease subunit S — MKLKTFFDNFGLMADAPNGVQKLREMVLQLAVQGKLVPQDPKDEPVSVLLEKIKAERERLIKEGKIKKYKPLPQIKSGEIHYDLPDSWEWVRLGDVANYGEGGKVSSNDIPEDAWLLDLADIEKDTSRIVQRVKFKDRISKSTKAEFQKGDVLYGKLRPYLNKVVVADDNGFCTTEIIPIRGYSGVFPKYLMYSLRSPRFLDYVDSKTYGTKMPRLGTEDANNSLFPLPPTNEQKRIVAKVDELMALCDELEARKQQVSINCIQLNEASAHKLLTAREPKKFSNHWQRICDNFDLLYSKPENVNKLRQAILQLAVQGKLVPQDPKEEPASVMLENIKAEKEIKKGKPLSPIDPDEIPHILPDSWEWVRVEDITDARHPISYGVLKPGEHDPNGIPLVKSQHINKLQIIGSIDFKITPELDAKYKRTKIKGGELLLNLVGASIGRCAIAPEWLKKANVSRAVAVITLVQNLNRRFFLYVLTNFFSLENISKLSSGSAQPVLNLSRIKHLILPLPPVSEQKRIVAKVDELMALCDELETNVSQSQTDCDKLMEAVAAEILAA; from the coding sequence ATGAAGCTAAAGACGTTCTTTGATAACTTCGGATTGATGGCGGATGCCCCCAATGGTGTTCAGAAACTACGAGAAATGGTTTTACAACTCGCTGTTCAAGGCAAATTAGTTCCGCAAGACCCGAAAGATGAGCCTGTATCGGTTTTGCTTGAAAAAATAAAGGCTGAAAGAGAACGGTTGATTAAAGAAGGAAAAATCAAGAAATATAAGCCTTTGCCACAGATTAAATCTGGCGAAATACATTATGATTTACCTGATAGTTGGGAGTGGGTAAGATTGGGGGATGTGGCCAATTATGGCGAAGGCGGCAAAGTCAGTTCAAATGATATTCCAGAAGATGCTTGGCTTCTTGATCTTGCTGACATTGAAAAGGATACATCCCGTATCGTTCAGCGTGTGAAATTCAAGGATCGAATATCCAAGAGCACTAAAGCAGAATTTCAAAAAGGTGATGTTTTATACGGTAAACTGCGTCCATACCTCAACAAGGTAGTAGTTGCGGATGACAATGGTTTTTGCACAACAGAAATTATTCCTATCAGAGGGTACTCAGGAGTTTTTCCGAAATATTTAATGTACTCACTGAGAAGTCCCAGATTCCTTGATTATGTAGATTCAAAAACATATGGCACAAAAATGCCCCGTTTGGGTACGGAGGATGCTAACAATTCTTTGTTTCCATTGCCCCCAACGAACGAACAAAAACGAATTGTAGCCAAAGTTGACGAGCTAATGGCTTTGTGTGATGAACTGGAAGCCCGTAAACAGCAGGTCAGCATAAACTGCATCCAGCTTAACGAAGCTTCAGCCCACAAACTTCTTACTGCCCGTGAACCCAAGAAATTCAGTAACCACTGGCAACGAATATGCGATAACTTTGACCTGCTTTACAGCAAGCCGGAGAATGTGAACAAGTTGCGCCAAGCCATTCTTCAACTCGCTGTTCAGGGCAAACTTGTTCCACAAGACCCGAAAGAGGAGCCTGCATCGGTTATGCTTGAAAATATAAAGGCTGAAAAAGAAATCAAGAAGGGTAAGCCACTATCGCCAATTGACCCAGATGAGATTCCACACATATTACCAGACAGCTGGGAATGGGTACGAGTTGAAGACATTACGGATGCAAGACACCCTATTTCCTATGGCGTATTAAAACCCGGAGAGCATGATCCAAATGGAATTCCTCTTGTGAAAAGTCAACACATCAATAAACTACAAATTATTGGTTCCATAGATTTCAAGATTACTCCTGAATTGGATGCAAAATATAAAAGGACAAAAATTAAGGGGGGCGAATTGCTCCTCAACCTCGTTGGTGCGAGCATAGGAAGATGTGCAATAGCACCCGAATGGCTAAAAAAAGCGAATGTTTCAAGAGCAGTGGCTGTCATCACTTTAGTACAGAATTTAAATAGAAGATTTTTCCTGTATGTGTTAACCAACTTTTTTTCACTGGAAAATATATCAAAACTGAGTTCCGGTAGCGCCCAGCCGGTACTAAATCTAAGCAGAATCAAGCATTTGATTTTGCCACTACCTCCAGTCAGCGAACAAAAACGCATCGTTGCAAAAGTTGACGAGTTAATGGCCCTCTGTGATGAACTGGAAACCAACGTATCTCAATCACAAACGGATTGTGACAAATTAATGGAAGCAGTTGCCGCTGAAATATTGGCGGCATAG
- a CDS encoding N-acetylmuramoyl-L-alanine amidase, whose product MSPYCKQYAITFYLMVLCYAIVPAATLAFEGNAKNPIVDDYQYVIVLDPGHGGDDQGAKGPDGTLEKDVTLNLARMLAVELGNKHKVILTRTDDYRLDVPDRTAVANHEDADLFISLHAGGSFFHQASGMTLYYFKEPTGSALTLDPEYSKPLKPSTQIPWNKIQNRHKTTSSVLAELIRKRLSEQMIFIESKVQGAPLMVLEGADMPAIVIEIGYITNPAEEKALRDIETLAKIAKGIGNAIEDFFQKVR is encoded by the coding sequence ATGTCACCTTATTGCAAACAGTATGCCATTACATTTTATCTGATGGTCCTGTGTTATGCAATTGTGCCGGCAGCCACTTTGGCTTTCGAAGGAAATGCAAAGAATCCGATTGTCGATGATTATCAGTATGTTATTGTACTTGATCCCGGACATGGGGGCGATGATCAGGGGGCTAAAGGCCCGGACGGCACGTTAGAAAAAGATGTAACGCTTAATCTAGCCCGCATGCTTGCTGTTGAACTCGGCAACAAACATAAGGTAATTTTGACGCGCACCGATGACTACCGGTTGGATGTTCCCGACCGAACCGCCGTAGCCAACCATGAGGACGCCGACCTGTTTATCAGCCTGCACGCGGGAGGGAGTTTTTTTCATCAGGCCAGCGGGATGACCCTCTATTATTTCAAAGAACCGACAGGCTCGGCCTTGACGCTGGATCCCGAATACTCAAAACCGCTAAAACCCAGCACCCAGATACCCTGGAACAAAATTCAAAACCGGCACAAGACCACCAGCAGCGTTCTGGCTGAATTAATCCGCAAACGCCTCAGCGAACAGATGATCTTTATTGAAAGCAAGGTTCAAGGGGCTCCGCTGATGGTTCTGGAAGGGGCGGACATGCCGGCAATCGTCATCGAAATCGGCTACATTACCAATCCGGCCGAAGAGAAAGCATTGCGTGACATCGAAACCTTGGCCAAAATTGCCAAAGGAATCGGCAACGCTATTGAGGATTTCTTTCAAAAAGTCCGCTAA
- the clpP gene encoding ATP-dependent Clp endopeptidase proteolytic subunit ClpP, whose product MPLVPIVIEQSSRGERAYDIYSRLLKDRIVFLGSALNDEVANLIIAQFLFLESEDPDKDINFYINSPGGIVTSGLAVYDTMQYIKPDISTVCIGQAASMGALLLTAGTKGKRYALPNGRILIHQPMGGFQGQASDIAIQAKEILRMKETLNNILVLHTGKELKQIQNDTDRDFFMTGEDAKAYGLIDHVIVNRDDFDKIEKAGS is encoded by the coding sequence GTGCCACTAGTACCCATCGTCATAGAGCAAAGCAGCCGGGGTGAACGCGCCTATGATATCTACTCAAGACTCCTTAAGGACAGGATCGTTTTCCTGGGTTCGGCCCTGAATGATGAAGTTGCGAACCTGATCATCGCACAGTTTTTATTTCTTGAATCCGAAGATCCTGACAAGGATATTAATTTTTACATCAACTCACCCGGTGGTATCGTTACCTCGGGATTGGCTGTATACGATACCATGCAATACATTAAACCGGACATTTCTACCGTATGCATCGGTCAGGCCGCCAGCATGGGCGCACTCCTGCTGACTGCCGGCACCAAAGGCAAGCGCTATGCCCTTCCCAATGGAAGGATTCTGATCCATCAGCCCATGGGCGGTTTTCAGGGCCAAGCTTCCGATATTGCCATTCAAGCCAAAGAAATTTTGCGAATGAAAGAAACCCTGAATAATATCCTGGTGCTGCATACGGGTAAGGAATTAAAACAAATACAGAATGATACGGACCGTGACTTCTTCATGACCGGTGAAGATGCCAAGGCATACGGACTTATCGATCATGTCATCGTCAACCGGGACGATTTTGACAAAATAGAAAAGGCGGGAAGCTAA
- the tig gene encoding trigger factor, with amino-acid sequence MHVTVEDVSPVKKILHIEIPEEAVARELDNAYKKLKKTAKIRGFRPGKAPRSVLERLFKRDIHGDVTSRLLQDSFVEAIKEKDLAVVGQPKIDPPELKEKGPYKYEAAIEVKPDIGEIDFKGIPLKKTRYTVSDEEINTQLKLLQKNLAKQEPIAADRPVRENDFVLIDYEGFKDGQPLAETQKTENYTMKIGAGRILKAFDEQLIGMKPGENRQVQVQFPEDYFNAKLANLNITFQVTLHEIREEKLPAIDDEFAKQLGKHDNLDELKKTITDHLKQGYDKRMEHELNEQVFKALIAKTEFELPESMVEYELEGIVEEAERSFKYYNQSLKDVGLTREGLFEKYRETAEKQVRRHLILGQIIKQQNLILADEDLENGYNEISASLNQPVENIRRFYQQNEDKLEVFKHTLLEKDAIKLIIKNSTIEEVEPEKAPQPEKKEDGQK; translated from the coding sequence ATGCACGTTACGGTTGAAGATGTAAGCCCTGTTAAGAAGATACTTCATATCGAGATTCCCGAAGAAGCGGTCGCCCGGGAGCTTGACAATGCTTACAAAAAGCTTAAGAAAACAGCGAAAATCAGGGGATTTCGCCCTGGAAAAGCACCCCGTTCGGTTTTGGAGCGGTTGTTTAAAAGGGATATTCATGGTGATGTTACTTCCAGGTTGCTCCAGGATTCCTTTGTGGAGGCGATCAAGGAGAAAGACCTTGCTGTTGTGGGACAACCAAAAATCGATCCGCCCGAACTTAAAGAAAAAGGACCGTATAAATATGAAGCCGCGATTGAAGTAAAGCCGGACATCGGGGAAATTGATTTCAAAGGGATACCGCTGAAAAAGACGCGCTATACGGTCAGTGATGAAGAAATCAATACGCAGCTTAAATTGCTCCAGAAAAATCTGGCCAAGCAGGAGCCTATTGCCGCAGATCGGCCGGTTCGGGAAAACGATTTTGTCCTCATCGATTACGAGGGGTTTAAAGATGGACAGCCCCTTGCCGAAACCCAAAAGACTGAAAATTACACCATGAAAATCGGTGCCGGGCGCATTCTAAAGGCTTTCGACGAACAATTGATCGGCATGAAACCGGGCGAAAACCGCCAGGTTCAGGTCCAATTTCCTGAAGACTATTTCAATGCCAAGCTGGCAAACCTAAATATCACGTTTCAGGTCACCCTCCATGAAATCCGGGAAGAGAAACTTCCTGCAATCGATGATGAATTTGCAAAACAGCTTGGCAAGCATGATAATCTGGATGAACTGAAAAAGACGATAACCGACCACCTCAAGCAGGGTTATGACAAGCGGATGGAACATGAGCTGAATGAACAAGTTTTTAAAGCGCTGATCGCCAAAACAGAGTTTGAACTGCCGGAATCGATGGTCGAATATGAACTGGAAGGAATCGTCGAGGAAGCCGAAAGATCTTTTAAGTACTATAATCAGTCCCTTAAAGACGTAGGGCTTACCAGGGAGGGGCTTTTTGAAAAATACCGGGAAACCGCCGAAAAGCAGGTCCGGCGCCATCTGATATTGGGCCAAATCATCAAGCAGCAAAATCTGATCCTTGCGGATGAAGACCTGGAAAACGGCTACAATGAGATATCTGCCAGCCTGAATCAGCCGGTGGAGAATATCCGCCGCTTCTATCAGCAGAATGAGGATAAGCTTGAAGTTTTTAAACACACCCTCCTTGAAAAAGACGCTATTAAGCTTATAATTAAAAATAGCACCATCGAAGAGGTGGAACCTGAAAAAGCGCCGCAGCCTGAAAAAAAGGAAGACGGCCAAAAATAA
- a CDS encoding GIY-YIG nuclease family protein, whose protein sequence is MKFYYTYILESEKSPNRFYVGFTEDIESRLKSHNRGHNPHTSKYKPWRIKTAIAFTDRQKALDFEVYLKSPSGRAFTKKRL, encoded by the coding sequence ATGAAGTTTTATTACACCTATATATTAGAATCGGAAAAGAGCCCGAATCGATTCTATGTCGGTTTTACTGAAGACATCGAGTCCCGTCTCAAATCCCATAACCGCGGGCATAATCCCCACACATCAAAATATAAACCTTGGCGGATCAAAACGGCCATTGCCTTCACGGATCGCCAAAAGGCCCTTGATTTTGAAGTATATTTAAAAAGCCCTTCCGGCAGGGCCTTTACCAAGAAACGGCTATAA